In Pseudomonadota bacterium, one DNA window encodes the following:
- a CDS encoding CIA30 family protein — MNRIFGLAVVSVVALLTLLLFTLPVPSNAVALIDAGLIIENAYVTDETGARTTESIVMEGGHIVQISETPPVSATATRIDGTGLTAIPGLIDSHTHSYGSALTDALRWGVTANVDMFSAPTVLGTSRAQREDVNQVSQADLYSAGMLATAEGGHGTQFGLPVETLATPDDATAFVLARKKEGSDFIKLVYMPNQSRVPSLDRATARAVIDAAHTEGLLAVAHISIQQAAQHMIEDGIDGLVHVFADEAVSDELVQLAQRNNVFVVPTLAIIASVAGIDDPVAEHDEVKKWLSPMQAQTLGARFPSGIPGFDFETALGNVRALHEGGVMILAGSDAPNPGTAHGYSLHRELELLASAGLSPTEALLAATRYPAQAFGLKQRGELSVGQRADVLLVRGNPYQNVSAARQIKHVIKNGHEISRRERPKSSNPPIETGQLSAFEQDLKGPGSLQWSATSDSIMGGNSTATIERVKRDGENYALAVKAEVQPGFAYPWAGVGLGAGPSASPVDLTAFAVIRFEIRGTPGRYRLMMFSGRGAGAPPTLEFDVTKTWQTVTLPLERFAGFDAKAFSMLSIVGDTRPRVVEFEIDEVRFDP, encoded by the coding sequence ATGAATCGAATATTTGGTTTGGCGGTAGTGAGTGTTGTGGCTCTGCTCACGCTGCTGCTTTTTACACTGCCGGTGCCCAGCAACGCTGTTGCGTTGATCGATGCGGGGCTGATTATCGAGAACGCGTATGTGACCGACGAAACGGGCGCGCGCACCACGGAATCGATCGTAATGGAAGGGGGGCACATCGTGCAGATCAGCGAGACGCCGCCGGTATCCGCGACCGCAACACGCATTGATGGCACGGGCCTCACCGCCATTCCGGGTCTTATCGACAGCCATACGCATTCTTATGGATCGGCGTTGACCGACGCGCTCCGTTGGGGGGTGACGGCCAACGTGGATATGTTCTCGGCCCCTACGGTGCTGGGAACGAGTCGTGCGCAGCGCGAGGATGTGAATCAGGTTAGCCAGGCCGATCTGTACAGTGCCGGTATGTTGGCAACCGCGGAGGGCGGTCACGGCACGCAGTTCGGATTGCCCGTCGAGACTCTTGCCACACCCGATGACGCGACTGCGTTTGTGCTCGCACGCAAAAAAGAGGGGTCCGATTTTATTAAGCTGGTGTACATGCCGAATCAGTCGCGCGTGCCGAGCCTCGACCGCGCAACCGCACGGGCGGTGATCGATGCAGCGCATACCGAGGGACTCCTTGCTGTTGCGCACATCTCGATTCAGCAGGCTGCTCAACACATGATTGAAGACGGCATCGATGGACTGGTGCATGTCTTTGCGGACGAGGCGGTAAGCGATGAGCTGGTGCAGCTTGCCCAACGCAATAATGTGTTTGTGGTGCCGACGCTGGCGATCATCGCGTCCGTGGCTGGCATCGACGATCCGGTTGCTGAACACGACGAGGTCAAAAAATGGCTGTCGCCCATGCAAGCGCAGACTCTGGGTGCGCGTTTTCCGTCCGGCATTCCGGGCTTTGACTTTGAGACGGCGTTGGGCAACGTGCGGGCGCTGCACGAAGGTGGGGTAATGATCCTGGCTGGTTCGGACGCGCCCAATCCCGGCACCGCGCACGGCTACAGTCTGCATCGTGAGCTCGAACTCTTGGCGTCAGCCGGTCTTTCCCCAACGGAAGCGCTTCTTGCCGCCACCCGTTATCCCGCCCAGGCATTTGGGCTGAAACAGCGCGGCGAACTGAGCGTGGGGCAACGCGCTGATGTGCTGCTGGTGCGCGGTAACCCCTATCAAAATGTCAGCGCGGCGCGACAAATCAAACACGTGATTAAAAACGGTCACGAAATTTCGCGGCGCGAAAGGCCCAAATCATCTAACCCGCCAATTGAAACTGGGCAGCTCAGTGCTTTTGAGCAGGATTTGAAGGGGCCCGGTTCACTCCAGTGGTCCGCCACAAGCGACAGCATTATGGGTGGCAATTCGACGGCCACCATTGAGCGCGTTAAGCGCGATGGCGAGAACTACGCCTTAGCGGTGAAAGCCGAGGTCCAACCGGGGTTTGCGTATCCGTGGGCCGGCGTGGGGCTCGGCGCTGGGCCCTCGGCCTCGCCGGTTGATCTGACGGCGTTCGCGGTGATCCGTTTCGAGATTCGCGGTACGCCGGGGCGCTATCGACTCATGATGTTCAGCGGCCGGGGAGCCGGTGCACCACCCACTCTGGAGTTTGATGTGACCAAGACGTGGCAAACCGTGACGCTGCCCCTGGAGCGTTTTGCCGGATTCGACGCCAAGGCGTTCTCAATGCTCAGTATTGTGGGGGATACGCGCCCACGAGTCGTGGAGTTTGAGATTGATGAGGTAAGATTTGATCCATGA
- a CDS encoding sensor histidine kinase: MTSPSDLNDEHPLSNAAGRLSTTPAFNLIYLVFLLFPWIWVKPRLVDVAVAMVVLAIFIPLHLKTFFAPTRKRLLPIAITALLGSVCSFFVLGAGVFQVYCGAMAGFCRPVKLSGLLLGLCAVVFTASAWMADRALVEMGFILFMSAIVWFSCLSTAQTLIDNRQLEREHELDRQTASLMERERIGRDLHDLLGHTLTMVALKSDLARRLIDTDPAQAKAEIGDIQTGARQALQDVRAALSGLAAVSIAGELANARKALGAADVSLSVTGHVPTLSADQDQAIGLMIREAVTNIIRHTDATDAHIEFSVDDAVQTVTVRDNGGGQIGAEGRGLSGLRRRIEALGGTVQVAGNANDRLSHAMADWSGVSISASLPVTS; encoded by the coding sequence ATGACCTCGCCCTCTGACCTGAATGATGAACATCCGCTGTCAAACGCGGCGGGCCGATTGAGCACGACGCCGGCGTTCAATCTCATCTATTTGGTGTTTTTGCTCTTCCCGTGGATCTGGGTAAAGCCGCGGTTAGTGGATGTTGCGGTCGCAATGGTCGTGCTGGCAATTTTCATTCCACTTCATCTTAAGACGTTTTTCGCGCCGACCCGTAAACGGTTGTTGCCCATCGCGATTACCGCGCTGCTCGGGTCGGTCTGCAGTTTCTTCGTGCTGGGTGCGGGCGTGTTTCAGGTGTACTGCGGCGCCATGGCCGGCTTTTGTCGTCCGGTCAAACTATCGGGCCTGCTGCTTGGTCTGTGCGCGGTAGTGTTTACCGCGAGCGCGTGGATGGCCGACCGGGCCCTGGTCGAAATGGGATTCATCTTGTTTATGTCGGCGATTGTGTGGTTTAGCTGTCTGTCGACCGCGCAAACCCTGATCGACAATCGCCAACTCGAGCGTGAACATGAGTTGGATCGGCAGACAGCATCGTTAATGGAACGCGAGCGCATCGGTCGAGATCTGCACGATCTGCTCGGACATACTCTAACAATGGTCGCCTTGAAGTCAGATCTTGCGCGACGTCTTATCGACACGGATCCGGCACAAGCCAAAGCGGAGATCGGTGACATTCAAACGGGTGCCCGGCAGGCGCTGCAGGACGTTCGTGCCGCCTTAAGTGGGCTCGCCGCGGTGTCGATTGCCGGGGAGTTGGCGAATGCGCGTAAAGCGCTCGGAGCCGCAGACGTATCGTTGAGCGTGACCGGCCATGTGCCGACACTCTCGGCCGATCAAGATCAGGCAATCGGTTTAATGATTCGCGAAGCGGTCACTAACATCATTCGCCACACGGACGCGACTGACGCGCATATCGAGTTTTCCGTTGACGACGCGGTGCAAACGGTCACCGTGCGGGATAACGGCGGGGGACAAATCGGTGCAGAGGGTCGCGGGTTGAGTGGTTTGCGTCGTCGTATTGAGGCGCTGGGCGGAACGGTTCAGGTGGCTGGCAATGCGAATGATCGCCTCTCCCATGCGATGGCGGATTGGTCGGGAGTGAGCATCAGCGCAAGCTTGCCTGTGACGTCATGA
- a CDS encoding response regulator transcription factor codes for MIRLVLAEDQSMLRGALATLLALEPDMQVVAQTDNGREALELVNTHQPDVLVTDIEMPEMTGLDVAAELDAQQSDTAVLIITTFARSGYLQRARAACVKGYLLKDTPSEELAEAVRRVARGEEVFTLDARSNAWIGEDPLTDSQRRLLQLAEQGLTNKDIAARLHLSVGTVRNYLNEINDILGVSNRIEAFRTARENGWL; via the coding sequence ATGATTCGACTGGTGTTGGCGGAAGATCAATCGATGCTGCGCGGTGCGCTGGCAACGCTGCTCGCACTTGAACCGGATATGCAGGTGGTGGCGCAAACCGACAATGGCCGAGAAGCGCTGGAACTGGTGAATACGCATCAACCGGATGTGCTGGTGACCGATATCGAAATGCCGGAAATGACCGGTCTGGACGTGGCGGCCGAACTCGATGCACAACAATCCGATACGGCGGTACTGATTATCACCACGTTTGCCCGTTCTGGCTATCTTCAACGCGCGCGAGCGGCCTGTGTTAAGGGTTATTTGCTCAAGGATACGCCCAGCGAGGAACTGGCCGAGGCGGTGCGCCGCGTGGCGCGCGGCGAAGAGGTGTTTACGCTCGATGCGCGCAGCAATGCATGGATTGGTGAGGACCCGCTAACCGATTCACAGCGACGGCTGCTGCAATTAGCGGAGCAGGGCTTAACCAATAAGGACATTGCCGCGCGCCTGCATTTGTCGGTGGGCACGGTGCGCAATTACCTAAATGAAATCAACGATATTTTGGGCGTATCAAACCGCATTGAAGCGTTTCGTACGGCGCGCGAGAACGGTTGGCTATAG
- the purD gene encoding phosphoribosylamine--glycine ligase has protein sequence MKVLVIGSGGREHALAWKLSLSPSVSEVLVAPGNPGTADEPNVRNVNVAANDIPSLVALAKDEQVALTVVGPEDPLVAGVVDAFQAEGLSCFGPNRDAAQLEGSKAFMKEFLFRHHIPTAAAQSFYTLEPALDFIREHGAPIVIKTDGLAAGKGVIIAQTVDEAERTVRDMLSGDAFGDAGRRVVIEEFLRGEEVSFIAMVDGRNILPLASSQDHKARDNGDQGPNTGGMGAYSPAPVLDATLHERVMNEVMRPTVDGMAADGHRYVGFLYAGIMVDDDGNPRVLEFNCRFGDPETQPIMLRLKSDFAALCEAATLGTLDQCNAEWDEQVAVGVVMAAGGYPYDYNKGDVISGLEKAGETAKVFHAGTAQKGDDIVTNGGRVLCVTALGNTTSEAQQNAYAALNNIQWDNAYFRDDIAHRAIARE, from the coding sequence ATGAAAGTACTCGTCATCGGCTCCGGTGGGCGCGAGCATGCGCTCGCTTGGAAACTGAGTCTATCGCCATCGGTCTCTGAGGTACTTGTCGCGCCCGGCAATCCCGGCACTGCCGACGAGCCCAATGTCCGCAACGTCAACGTGGCGGCCAACGACATTCCCTCACTGGTCGCACTGGCCAAAGACGAGCAGGTGGCACTCACGGTCGTGGGCCCTGAAGATCCGCTGGTTGCCGGCGTGGTCGACGCGTTTCAGGCTGAGGGGCTCAGCTGCTTCGGTCCCAATCGCGATGCGGCGCAGCTCGAAGGTTCCAAAGCCTTCATGAAAGAGTTCCTGTTTCGGCACCACATCCCAACCGCCGCCGCGCAGAGTTTTTACACGCTCGAACCCGCGCTCGACTTCATTCGTGAACACGGCGCGCCCATCGTCATCAAGACCGACGGCTTGGCCGCCGGCAAAGGCGTGATCATTGCGCAGACGGTGGATGAAGCCGAACGCACGGTGCGCGACATGCTGTCCGGTGATGCCTTTGGCGATGCGGGTCGACGAGTGGTGATCGAAGAGTTCTTACGCGGCGAAGAAGTCAGCTTCATCGCCATGGTCGACGGAAGAAACATCCTACCGCTGGCCAGCTCACAAGATCACAAAGCGCGCGACAATGGCGATCAAGGACCGAATACCGGCGGCATGGGGGCCTACTCCCCCGCCCCGGTACTTGACGCCACGCTTCATGAGCGAGTGATGAACGAGGTCATGCGCCCGACCGTCGACGGCATGGCCGCCGATGGCCATCGCTATGTGGGCTTTTTGTATGCCGGCATTATGGTCGACGACGACGGCAATCCGCGCGTGCTTGAGTTCAATTGCCGCTTCGGCGACCCCGAAACCCAGCCCATCATGCTGCGTCTAAAATCCGACTTCGCCGCACTGTGCGAAGCGGCCACCCTCGGCACACTCGATCAGTGCAATGCCGAATGGGACGAGCAGGTCGCGGTGGGTGTTGTTATGGCCGCCGGCGGTTACCCGTACGATTACAACAAAGGCGATGTCATTAGTGGGCTTGAGAAGGCCGGCGAAACCGCCAAGGTGTTTCACGCCGGGACGGCACAAAAAGGCGATGACATCGTTACTAACGGCGGTCGCGTGTTGTGCGTCACGGCGTTAGGTAACACCACGTCCGAAGCGCAACAAAACGCCTATGCGGCGCTGAACAACATTCAATGGGATAACGCGTATTTTCGTGACGACATTGCCCATCGGGCCATCGCTCGCGAATAG
- the purH gene encoding bifunctional phosphoribosylaminoimidazolecarboxamide formyltransferase/IMP cyclohydrolase — translation MTGNSKALISVSDKTGIFELAQGLIAAGVEVISTGGTARLLRDSGLKITSVSDVTNFPEIMDGRVKTLHPRIHGGLLGRRGIDDDIMREHDIAPIDFLIVNLYPFRETVANPDCSFAEAIENIDIGGPAMIRAAAKNHQDVVVITDADDYAGLLARLGRGDGIDADFRKAMATRAFRHVASYDAAIAAYLEGAGDTETNIELSAFDDSLSLDFNKKFDLRYGENPHQRAAFYVDPTFNQASVSTAEQLQGKELSYNNIADADAALECVKQFYEPACVIVKHANPCGVARDDNILDAYKRAYSTDSTSAFGGIIAFNRRLDGETAEAILKRQFVEVILAPDISQSALDLLADKPNVRVLNTGWWNMEATPIMDTKQVTGGLLVQDRDIQLVDQADLKLVTERAPTENELTDMLFAMKVCKFVKSNAIIFAKNAFTVGIGAGQMSRVYSSRVAAMKAADAGLTLKNSVMASDAFFPFRDGLDIAIEHGVTAVIQPGGSKRDDEVIAAADEHDIAMVFTGMRHFRH, via the coding sequence ATGACGGGCAACAGCAAGGCGCTCATAAGCGTTTCCGATAAAACCGGAATTTTTGAACTGGCTCAAGGGCTTATAGCGGCCGGTGTCGAGGTCATTTCGACCGGCGGCACCGCGCGATTGTTGCGCGACAGTGGTCTCAAAATCACGAGCGTATCGGACGTAACCAACTTCCCCGAAATCATGGACGGTCGCGTTAAAACGCTGCATCCGCGGATTCATGGCGGACTGCTTGGTCGTCGCGGGATTGACGATGACATCATGCGTGAACACGATATCGCACCGATCGATTTTTTGATCGTCAATCTTTATCCCTTTCGCGAAACAGTCGCCAATCCCGATTGCTCATTCGCCGAAGCGATTGAGAACATCGACATCGGTGGTCCCGCTATGATTCGTGCGGCGGCAAAGAACCATCAGGACGTGGTGGTGATCACCGATGCAGACGACTACGCCGGTTTGCTCGCGCGACTAGGACGCGGCGACGGCATCGACGCCGATTTTCGTAAAGCCATGGCCACTCGAGCGTTTCGACATGTCGCCAGCTATGACGCCGCAATTGCCGCCTACCTTGAAGGCGCCGGCGATACGGAAACGAACATTGAGCTTAGTGCCTTTGATGATTCACTGTCGCTCGACTTCAACAAAAAATTCGATTTACGCTACGGTGAAAACCCGCATCAACGCGCCGCATTCTATGTGGACCCAACCTTTAACCAGGCCTCGGTGTCCACAGCCGAACAGCTCCAGGGCAAAGAACTGTCCTACAACAACATTGCCGATGCCGACGCCGCACTTGAATGCGTTAAACAGTTTTATGAGCCCGCGTGTGTGATCGTCAAACACGCCAATCCGTGTGGGGTCGCCCGCGACGACAACATTCTCGACGCCTACAAGCGCGCGTACAGCACCGATTCAACTTCTGCGTTTGGCGGTATCATTGCCTTCAATCGTCGACTCGACGGTGAAACGGCAGAGGCGATTCTCAAGCGACAGTTTGTTGAGGTGATTTTAGCCCCCGACATCAGCCAAAGCGCACTCGATTTACTCGCCGACAAACCCAATGTGCGGGTGCTCAACACCGGGTGGTGGAATATGGAGGCCACGCCGATCATGGACACCAAACAGGTGACCGGCGGCCTGCTTGTACAAGATCGCGATATTCAACTCGTTGACCAAGCCGATCTCAAGCTCGTGACCGAGCGCGCGCCAACCGAAAACGAACTGACCGACATGCTGTTTGCCATGAAGGTGTGCAAGTTTGTCAAAAGCAACGCCATTATTTTTGCCAAGAACGCCTTCACTGTCGGCATCGGCGCTGGCCAAATGAGCCGCGTTTACAGCTCGCGGGTCGCGGCGATGAAAGCCGCCGACGCGGGACTCACACTGAAAAACAGTGTGATGGCATCCGACGCGTTCTTCCCGTTTCGTGACGGCCTCGACATCGCCATCGAACACGGCGTGACCGCCGTCATTCAGCCCGGGGGTTCCAAGCGCGACGACGAAGTAATCGCCGCCGCAGACGAACACGACATCGCCATGGTGTTCACCGGCATGCGCCATTTCCGGCACTAA
- the fis gene encoding DNA-binding transcriptional regulator Fis gives MTEKMIERAVPSELGGSRPLRDSAEEAFDAYFGSLNGHAPVEFYQTVLQEVEQPLFRAVMTYTRGNQSRAASILGINRGTLRKKLKTYGMMG, from the coding sequence ATGACCGAAAAAATGATTGAGCGCGCGGTACCGTCTGAACTGGGAGGGTCACGACCACTGCGCGATTCCGCTGAAGAAGCCTTCGATGCTTACTTCGGTTCACTGAATGGACACGCACCTGTTGAGTTTTATCAGACCGTTCTTCAAGAAGTGGAACAGCCGCTGTTCCGTGCTGTGATGACGTATACGCGAGGCAATCAGTCGCGCGCCGCGAGCATCCTCGGCATCAATCGCGGCACGCTTCGAAAAAAACTCAAAACCTACGGCATGATGGGGTAA
- the dusB gene encoding tRNA dihydrouridine synthase DusB, with product MQIGPYQFDNALALAPMAGVTDLPFRTLCRSLGAGMAASEMITSDTRLWHTRKTRLRLDHSGEPEPRIVQIAGGDPDMIANAARLNVERGAQIIDINFGCPAKKVCKKAAGSALLKDESLVRAILEAAVDAVDVPVTMKMRTGWSPEQRNGVSVARIAEDAGVQALAVHGRTRECKFKGHAEFDTIRDIVREVSIPVLANGDITCAESARAALQHTGAAGVMIGRAAQGQPWIFQQILNDLSPDRANYSPISEDIGFVRDTMTNHLVNLYGFYGDSHGVRIARKHLTWYLQSRPFAKPYLHELVRCDTSVEQLKWVARYFSVLITQKTAAA from the coding sequence ATGCAAATAGGCCCTTATCAATTTGACAATGCGCTCGCGCTCGCGCCGATGGCCGGCGTGACCGATTTGCCGTTTCGCACGTTGTGTCGCTCGCTCGGAGCGGGCATGGCCGCTTCGGAAATGATCACCAGCGATACACGGCTTTGGCACACGCGCAAAACCCGATTGCGGCTTGATCACAGCGGCGAGCCCGAGCCTCGCATTGTGCAGATCGCCGGTGGCGATCCCGACATGATCGCAAACGCGGCCCGCCTCAATGTGGAACGCGGCGCGCAAATTATCGACATTAATTTTGGCTGCCCGGCAAAGAAGGTGTGCAAGAAAGCCGCCGGCTCGGCGCTCCTGAAAGACGAGTCGTTAGTGCGTGCCATCTTAGAAGCGGCGGTCGATGCTGTGGATGTACCGGTCACAATGAAAATGCGCACCGGTTGGTCGCCCGAGCAACGCAACGGAGTAAGCGTTGCGCGCATCGCCGAGGACGCCGGTGTGCAGGCGCTCGCGGTGCACGGGCGCACGAGAGAATGCAAGTTCAAAGGTCATGCCGAATTCGATACGATTCGCGACATCGTGCGCGAGGTGTCGATCCCGGTGCTGGCCAACGGTGACATCACCTGCGCAGAATCTGCGCGTGCAGCACTGCAACACACCGGGGCGGCGGGCGTGATGATTGGTCGTGCTGCACAGGGCCAACCGTGGATTTTTCAGCAAATCCTTAACGACCTCTCTCCCGACCGTGCAAATTATTCTCCGATCTCGGAGGACATTGGCTTTGTCCGTGATACTATGACCAACCATCTGGTCAATCTCTATGGCTTCTATGGGGATAGCCATGGCGTCAGAATTGCACGCAAACATCTGACCTGGTATCTGCAAAGTCGACCGTTCGCCAAACCATATCTTCACGAGTTGGTTCGGTGCGACACATCGGTCGAACAATTAAAATGGGTTGCCCGATACTTTTCTGTTCTCATCACACAGAAAACGGCCGCAGCCTGA
- a CDS encoding DUF3426 domain-containing protein: MYTQCPECESVFEISPEHLGAASGMVRCGVCGTTFNALRRLSEEAPIATTPVEAASDDVAQSDVDAPIRPERAADEQATTDSGAVAATEHDQERRADDEGLEKERHPDAEHAVDPEIIADTNQSMSNDPADTDVGDAPSSAAGEVSAPRSPSTGDSTDSIIDDDIDDDVDDDIGDGMIEDLDDQFDEPTYADDTPRFADTPDAQSDAEATTQETAQLAIDETNEESASDTTSDAPSPTRVTEITADADGVINPDDLFSTSMVLDEWDIEEGEQDLEALLADESLLDDGAQTDTVDTEVSADAVSDTEQREGDDPPSSPEPAHATTREDNTDEEEAVDPVTQDAADTIEADDPATQDAADTIDSDDPATQDAADTIEADERDTASEQDGDADATYAKEPDENETDQYAPDEHTEPTPTSRSEDKEFSAKGDQVEDDNHVESSDDPALTESPAEDGDDSNNEIEPESDDAEAAVNREDDPSPDDDAGAMESDDQDLDHVDVDDPNDNEAEREADETEEEEEEEENELDRDFDQEREQDDEQGDLSAPLTDDGDVAHDTPADHDVEDEAAELEQDPSAMDDAAAILVDGADGRFEGDYADDVDDADLKDLGDYLAPKKSVMRRVGESTAVALLLGGLAGQYVHTHRAELATHPKAGDTVQALYSAFGAPIKADWSVSDYRVARHTIVPDGEDPTVLLARATVVNNTEHERPLPLVRLKLNNRWGDAIFGRVFAPEEYLTAPPPDRLAGGGRLEISLDLVHPEQGEEIGYNFDICLETADGPDCGPEDVFAP; the protein is encoded by the coding sequence GTGTACACGCAGTGTCCAGAGTGTGAATCTGTTTTTGAGATCAGTCCCGAACATTTAGGGGCGGCCTCTGGCATGGTGCGCTGTGGGGTGTGCGGTACCACCTTTAACGCGCTGCGCAGGCTAAGCGAAGAGGCCCCCATCGCGACGACACCCGTGGAGGCAGCCTCCGACGACGTTGCGCAATCGGACGTCGATGCACCCATCCGCCCGGAACGCGCCGCCGATGAGCAAGCCACAACCGATTCGGGCGCCGTGGCCGCGACGGAACACGACCAGGAACGGAGAGCCGACGACGAAGGGTTGGAAAAAGAACGCCACCCCGACGCGGAACACGCCGTTGACCCAGAGATCATTGCGGACACCAACCAATCGATGTCGAATGACCCAGCGGACACCGACGTCGGTGATGCCCCATCAAGTGCCGCCGGCGAAGTCAGCGCACCCCGCTCGCCCAGCACCGGCGACTCGACCGATTCAATCATCGACGACGACATCGACGACGACGTAGACGATGACATCGGCGACGGCATGATCGAGGACCTCGACGACCAATTCGACGAACCCACGTATGCCGACGACACGCCTCGATTTGCGGATACCCCAGACGCGCAGTCCGATGCGGAAGCCACAACGCAAGAAACCGCTCAGCTCGCTATCGATGAGACCAATGAGGAGTCCGCCTCTGACACCACATCAGACGCGCCATCACCGACACGCGTCACCGAAATCACCGCCGACGCCGATGGCGTGATCAATCCCGATGACCTTTTTAGTACCAGTATGGTGTTGGACGAATGGGACATCGAGGAAGGTGAACAAGATTTAGAAGCCCTGCTTGCTGATGAGTCACTGCTGGACGATGGCGCGCAGACCGATACAGTCGATACCGAGGTCTCCGCCGACGCGGTATCGGACACCGAACAACGCGAGGGGGATGACCCGCCGTCATCGCCGGAACCGGCCCATGCGACCACCCGGGAGGACAACACGGACGAAGAGGAAGCGGTCGACCCAGTGACACAGGACGCGGCGGATACCATCGAAGCGGACGACCCGGCGACACAGGACGCGGCGGATACCATCGATTCGGACGACCCGGCGACACAGGACGCGGCGGATACCATCGAAGCGGACGAGCGTGACACGGCGTCCGAGCAGGACGGCGACGCAGACGCAACGTACGCAAAAGAACCCGACGAAAACGAGACAGACCAATACGCACCCGACGAACACACGGAACCGACTCCGACAAGTCGCAGCGAAGACAAGGAATTCTCGGCTAAGGGTGATCAGGTCGAGGACGACAACCACGTCGAATCGAGCGACGACCCGGCGTTGACCGAAAGCCCAGCAGAGGATGGCGACGACAGCAACAACGAGATTGAGCCGGAGTCTGACGACGCAGAGGCTGCCGTCAACAGGGAAGACGACCCGTCGCCGGATGACGACGCGGGGGCGATGGAATCCGACGACCAAGATTTGGATCATGTTGACGTGGACGACCCGAACGACAACGAGGCGGAACGGGAAGCGGATGAAACGGAAGAGGAAGAGGAAGAGGAAGAGAACGAGCTTGATCGCGATTTTGATCAAGAACGGGAGCAGGACGACGAACAGGGGGACCTCTCCGCGCCGCTAACCGATGACGGTGATGTGGCGCACGACACGCCGGCCGATCATGACGTCGAGGACGAGGCGGCTGAACTCGAACAGGACCCCTCGGCGATGGACGATGCCGCGGCGATTTTGGTCGACGGCGCCGACGGGCGGTTCGAGGGCGATTACGCCGACGACGTCGATGACGCGGATCTCAAAGACCTCGGCGATTATCTAGCGCCGAAAAAATCTGTGATGCGTCGTGTTGGCGAATCCACCGCTGTCGCCCTTCTGTTGGGCGGTTTGGCGGGGCAATACGTACACACCCATCGCGCGGAATTGGCCACACATCCTAAGGCCGGCGACACAGTGCAAGCACTCTATTCGGCGTTCGGCGCGCCGATCAAGGCGGACTGGTCGGTCAGCGACTATCGCGTGGCGCGCCACACCATCGTGCCAGATGGCGAAGATCCCACCGTGCTGCTGGCCCGCGCCACCGTCGTCAACAACACCGAGCATGAGCGCCCGCTGCCGTTGGTGCGATTGAAACTCAACAACCGGTGGGGCGACGCAATATTCGGACGCGTGTTTGCCCCCGAGGAATATCTCACAGCCCCTCCACCAGACCGATTGGCCGGCGGCGGTCGACTCGAAATCAGTCTCGATCTGGTTCATCCAGAACAAGGCGAAGAGATCGGCTACAACTTCGATATCTGCCTCGAGACCGCCGATGGGCCCGATTGCGGGCCAGAGGACGTGTTTGCGCCCTAA